One region of Carassius carassius chromosome 41, fCarCar2.1, whole genome shotgun sequence genomic DNA includes:
- the LOC132123528 gene encoding stAR-related lipid transfer protein 13-like isoform X6 — MKLDVNLPKKKSEDSDEDDLFAISDKWTFEWSSRRWSRLQDIDCLLRGVENKNPGENSALRTTTSSESVLTDLSEPEISSLRSESSGGSGGVFVHSLEDSDSSHRTCSDSAAMPDHTSLGVTHLSSELSSYDSLPVKHGKRGRTRAKEFLRRMEAFQLHGAMGGGGNRSLAISAPVLQQEPQAVKTLHCVDIINGDMRLAEPPSSSEGSSSQSSGSAVSTPNMKERNFHRADHKRSGMYLEDLDVFSSLINGKRVAEQNRRNEFYSYEDLVVHIPKDHKPGTFPKALSIESLSPSTAISINWHSARMDSDVRNPPSFKEPQSVTQCYTRGSRISIYDNVPSSHLYASTGDLIDLEKEDLFPHLDDILQHVNGLQQIVDHWSKNVLPKSENLGKDRVGLVGQRKGNQQSSSQITLDFEGHSVQEGQATPRDVDRDGVSLNESESTGMRERRDSGVGASLTRPRRLRWPSFQISNRLSHSVASLQIDSQSAAQLSLLQKFSLLRLTAIMEKYSMSNKHGWTWSVPKFMKRIKVPDYKDKNVFGVPLIVHVQRFGQPLPLSVQQALRYLRSQCLDQVGLFRKSGVKSRIQALRQMNENSPDDVSYEDQSAYDVADMVKQFFRDLPEPLLTSKLGETFLHIYQYVPKEQRLQAVQAAIMLMSDENREVLQTLLCFLSDVTSSVQENQMTPMNIAVCLAPSLFHLNILKKDNLTPRAMQMQKKYATGRPDQKDLNENLAATQGLVHMITECNHLFEIPHGMVTQSRNSYVEAELQAPTIEELCKRQHQEEEGEDEGSWPAFMEARLQGLLKETREKAKGWVSCQSTSDTELSYKKVGDGNPLRCWRVSVEVEAPPSVVLNRVLRERHLWDVDLMNWKVCEVLDRQTEVFQYVLNCMPPHRSRDFVVLRSWRTDLPRGTCSLVSLSIEHDDCPPVGGIRAIVMESNYLLEPCGSGKSRLTHICRVDLKGRTPDWYNKAFGHLCAAEAARIRNSFQPIQTEGPETKI; from the exons ATGAAACTTGACGTGAACCTTCCCAAGAAAAAA AGTGAAGATTCAGATGAAGATGACCTCTTTGCCATCAGTGACAAATGGACCTTTGAATGGAGCAGTCGCCGCTGGTCCAGGCTCCAAGACATCGATTGCCTGCTGAGGGGCGTGGAGAACAAGAACCCAGGGGAGAACTCTGCCCTGCGGACAACGACCAGCAGTGAGAGTGTTCTGACAGACTTGAGCGAGCCGGAGATCTCTTCCCTCCGCAGTGAGAGCAGCGGTGGCAGTGgtggtgtttttgtgcatagCCTGGAAGACTCGGACAGTTCGCACCGCACTTGCTCGGACTCTGCAGCCATGCCTGACCACACATCACTAGGTGTGACCCATCTTTCTTCAGAACTTTCGAGCTATGATTCACTGCCTGTAAAGCATGGCAAGAGAGGACGTACACGAGCTAAGGAGTTCTTACGGCGCATGGAAGCTTTTCAGTTACATGGAGCAATGGGTGGTGGAGGGAACAGGAGTCTTGCTATAAGTGCCCCAGTTCTCCAACAAGAACCACAGGCTGTGAAAACTCTCCACTGTGTGGACATCATCAATGGAGACATGCGTCTTGCAGAGCCACCGTCTAGCAGTGAAGGGAGCAGCAGCCAGTCCAGTGGGAGTGCCGTCAGTACGCCAAATATGAAGGAACGCAACTTCCATCGGGCTGATCACAAGCGCAGTGGGATGTACCTGGAGGACTTGGATGTGTTCTCCAGTCTCATCAATGGTAAGCGTGTGGCTGAGCAGAACCGACGCAATGAGTTCTACTCCTACGAGGATCTGGTGGTGCATATTCCTAAAGATCACAAGCCTGGAACCTTTCCCAAAGCTCTGTCCATCGAGAGTCTTTCACCCTCAACGGCGATCTCCATCAACTGGCACTCGGCAAGAATGGACTCGGATGTTCGGAATCCACCTAGCTTCAAAGAACCTCAATCAGTCACACAGTGCTACACCCGAGGCAGTCGGATCAGCATTTACGACAATGTACCCAGCTCGCACCTCTATGCTAGCACCGGTGACCTCATAGACTTGGAAAAGGAAGACCTTTTCCCACATTTGGATGATATTCTGCAGCATGTTAATGGACTGCAACAGATCGTGGACCACTGGTCCAAGAATGTATTGCCTAAAAGTGAGAACTTGGGGAAGGACCGAGTTGGTCTTGTTGGCCAAAGGAAAGGCAACCAGCAATCATCCAGTCAGATCACATTGGATTTTGAGGGACATTCAGTGCAGGAGGGTCAGGCAACCCCCCGTGATGTAGACAGGGATGGGGTGTCACTTAATGAATCAGAATCCACAGGAATGAGGGAAAGGAGAGACTCAGGGGTCGGGGCTTCACTTACCAGACCAAGACG CTTGCGATGGCCTAGCTTCCAGATTTCCAACCGCCTCAGCCATTCGGTTGCCTCTCTCCAGATCGACAGCCAATCTGCGGCCCAGCTTAGCCTGCTACAGAAATTTTCCTTGCTCCGTCTCACTGCCATTATGGAGAAATACTCCATGTCCAACAAACATGGCTGGACCTG GTCTGTGCCAAAGTTTATGAAGAGGATCAAGGTTCCAGACTATAAGGATAAGAATGTGTTCGGGGTTCCACTGATTGTGCATGTGCAACGCTTTGGTCAACCTTTACCTCTCAGTGTCCAACAGGCTTTGCGCTACCTCAGGAGCCAATGCCTTGATCAG GTGGGTCTTTTTCGTAAGTCAGGAGTGAAGTCTCGTATCCAAGCTCTCAGACAGATGAATGAGAATTCTCCAGATGATGTCAGCTATGAAGACCAGTCTGCGTATGATGTAGCCGACATGGTCAAACAGTTCTTCAGGGATCTGCCTGAGCCACTTCTGACCAGCAAACTGGGTGAAACCTTCCTCCACATTTACCAAT ATGTGCCCAAAGAGCAGCGCTTGCAGGCTGTGCAGGCGGCTATTATGCTGATGTCAGATGAAAACAGAGAGGTACTGCAAACACTGCTCTGCTTCCTGAGTGATGTCACATCCTCAGTGCAAGAGAATCAAATGACGCCTATGAACATTGCAGTCTGTCTGGCACCTTCGCTTTTTCATCTCAACATCCTGAAGAAGGACAATCTTACACCAAG AGCTATGCAGATGCAGAAAAAGTATGCTACAGGGAGGCCAGACCAAAAGGACCTGAATGAAAACCTGGCTGCCACTCAGGGCCTGGTTCACATGATCACAGAGTGTAACCACTTATTTGAG ATTCCACATGGAATGGTGACACAATCACGAAACTCCTATGTGGAGGCCGAGCTCCAGGCTCCCACGATTGAGGAGCTCTGCAAGCGGCAACATCAAGAGGAAGAGGGGGAAGATGAAGGCTCTTGGCCTGCATTCATGGAGGCCAGGCTGCAGGGTCTCCTCAAAGAAACACGGGAAAAGGCCAAAGGCTGGGTGTCCTGTCAGAGCACCAGCGACACAGAGCTGTCCTATAAGAAG GTGGGTGATGGGAACCCTCTGCGGTGTTGGAGGGTCTCAGTGGAGGTGGAAGCCCCTCCGTCTGTGGTTCTAAACCGTGTTCTTCGGGAACGCCATCTGTGGGACGTGGATCTGATGAATTGGAAAGTGTGTGAGGTCCTGGACAGGCAAACGGAAGTGTTCCAGTATGTCCTCAACTGTATGCCTCCTCATCGCAGCAGAGACTTTGTAGTGCTCAG GTCATGGAGGACGGATCTGCCGCGGGGGACGTGTTCTCTGGTGTCCCTGTCTATTGAGCATGATGACTGTCCGCCTGTAGGGGGCATCAGGGCTATAGTTATGGAATCCAATTACTTGCTGGAGCCCTGTGGCTCTGGCAAGTCCAGACTCACCCACATCTGCAGAGTGGACCTGAA agggaGAACTCCGGACTGGTATAACAAAGCATTTGGACACCTTTGTGCCGCCGAAGCTGCTCGTATTCGCAATTCCTTCCAGCCAATCCAAACAGAGGGTCCAGAAACAAAAATTTGA
- the LOC132123528 gene encoding stAR-related lipid transfer protein 13-like isoform X4, which produces MTAKLTLRRSFSEQLRESTSKAWDLLWKSVRERRLAEIEAKEACDWLRAAGFPQYAQLFEDSQFPIDISPVKKDHDFLDKDLVEPLCRRLNTLNKCASMKLDVNLPKKKSEDSDEDDLFAISDKWTFEWSSRRWSRLQDIDCLLRGVENKNPGENSALRTTTSSESVLTDLSEPEISSLRSESSGGSGGVFVHSLEDSDSSHRTCSDSAAMPDHTSLGVTHLSSELSSYDSLPVKHGKRGRTRAKEFLRRMEAFQLHGAMGGGGNRSLAISAPVLQQEPQAVKTLHCVDIINGDMRLAEPPSSSEGSSSQSSGSAVSTPNMKERNFHRADHKRSGMYLEDLDVFSSLINGKRVAEQNRRNEFYSYEDLVVHIPKDHKPGTFPKALSIESLSPSTAISINWHSARMDSDVRNPPSFKEPQSVTQCYTRGSRISIYDNVPSSHLYASTGDLIDLEKEDLFPHLDDILQHVNGLQQIVDHWSKNVLPKSENLGKDRVGLVGQRKGNQQSSSQITLDFEGHSVQEGQATPRDVDRDGVSLNESESTGMRERRDSGVGASLTRPRRLRWPSFQISNRLSHSVASLQIDSQSAAQLSLLQKFSLLRLTAIMEKYSMSNKHGWTWSVPKFMKRIKVPDYKDKNVFGVPLIVHVQRFGQPLPLSVQQALRYLRSQCLDQVGLFRKSGVKSRIQALRQMNENSPDDVSYEDQSAYDVADMVKQFFRDLPEPLLTSKLGETFLHIYQYVPKEQRLQAVQAAIMLMSDENREVLQTLLCFLSDVTSSVQENQMTPMNIAVCLAPSLFHLNILKKDNLTPRAMQMQKKYATGRPDQKDLNENLAATQGLVHMITECNHLFEIPHGMVTQSRNSYVEAELQAPTIEELCKRQHQEEEGEDEGSWPAFMEARLQGLLKETREKAKGWVSCQSTSDTELSYKKVGDGNPLRCWRVSVEVEAPPSVVLNRVLRERHLWDVDLMNWKVCEVLDRQTEVFQYVLNCMPPHRSRDFVVLRSWRTDLPRGTCSLVSLSIEHDDCPPVGGIRAIVMESNYLLEPCGSGKSRLTHICRVDLKGRTPDWYNKAFGHLCAAEAARIRNSFQPIQTEGPETKI; this is translated from the exons AAATCGAGGCAAAGGAAGCTTGTGACTGGCTACGAGCGGCAGGATTCCCCCAGTACGCCCAGCTCTTTGAAG ATTCTCAATTTCCAATTGACATCTCTCCTGTGAAGAAAGACCATGACTTCTTGGATAAAGACCTTGTGGAACCTCTATGTCG GCGACTGAATACATTAAACAAGTGTGCCTCTATGAAACTTGACGTGAACCTTCCCAAGAAAAAA AGTGAAGATTCAGATGAAGATGACCTCTTTGCCATCAGTGACAAATGGACCTTTGAATGGAGCAGTCGCCGCTGGTCCAGGCTCCAAGACATCGATTGCCTGCTGAGGGGCGTGGAGAACAAGAACCCAGGGGAGAACTCTGCCCTGCGGACAACGACCAGCAGTGAGAGTGTTCTGACAGACTTGAGCGAGCCGGAGATCTCTTCCCTCCGCAGTGAGAGCAGCGGTGGCAGTGgtggtgtttttgtgcatagCCTGGAAGACTCGGACAGTTCGCACCGCACTTGCTCGGACTCTGCAGCCATGCCTGACCACACATCACTAGGTGTGACCCATCTTTCTTCAGAACTTTCGAGCTATGATTCACTGCCTGTAAAGCATGGCAAGAGAGGACGTACACGAGCTAAGGAGTTCTTACGGCGCATGGAAGCTTTTCAGTTACATGGAGCAATGGGTGGTGGAGGGAACAGGAGTCTTGCTATAAGTGCCCCAGTTCTCCAACAAGAACCACAGGCTGTGAAAACTCTCCACTGTGTGGACATCATCAATGGAGACATGCGTCTTGCAGAGCCACCGTCTAGCAGTGAAGGGAGCAGCAGCCAGTCCAGTGGGAGTGCCGTCAGTACGCCAAATATGAAGGAACGCAACTTCCATCGGGCTGATCACAAGCGCAGTGGGATGTACCTGGAGGACTTGGATGTGTTCTCCAGTCTCATCAATGGTAAGCGTGTGGCTGAGCAGAACCGACGCAATGAGTTCTACTCCTACGAGGATCTGGTGGTGCATATTCCTAAAGATCACAAGCCTGGAACCTTTCCCAAAGCTCTGTCCATCGAGAGTCTTTCACCCTCAACGGCGATCTCCATCAACTGGCACTCGGCAAGAATGGACTCGGATGTTCGGAATCCACCTAGCTTCAAAGAACCTCAATCAGTCACACAGTGCTACACCCGAGGCAGTCGGATCAGCATTTACGACAATGTACCCAGCTCGCACCTCTATGCTAGCACCGGTGACCTCATAGACTTGGAAAAGGAAGACCTTTTCCCACATTTGGATGATATTCTGCAGCATGTTAATGGACTGCAACAGATCGTGGACCACTGGTCCAAGAATGTATTGCCTAAAAGTGAGAACTTGGGGAAGGACCGAGTTGGTCTTGTTGGCCAAAGGAAAGGCAACCAGCAATCATCCAGTCAGATCACATTGGATTTTGAGGGACATTCAGTGCAGGAGGGTCAGGCAACCCCCCGTGATGTAGACAGGGATGGGGTGTCACTTAATGAATCAGAATCCACAGGAATGAGGGAAAGGAGAGACTCAGGGGTCGGGGCTTCACTTACCAGACCAAGACG CTTGCGATGGCCTAGCTTCCAGATTTCCAACCGCCTCAGCCATTCGGTTGCCTCTCTCCAGATCGACAGCCAATCTGCGGCCCAGCTTAGCCTGCTACAGAAATTTTCCTTGCTCCGTCTCACTGCCATTATGGAGAAATACTCCATGTCCAACAAACATGGCTGGACCTG GTCTGTGCCAAAGTTTATGAAGAGGATCAAGGTTCCAGACTATAAGGATAAGAATGTGTTCGGGGTTCCACTGATTGTGCATGTGCAACGCTTTGGTCAACCTTTACCTCTCAGTGTCCAACAGGCTTTGCGCTACCTCAGGAGCCAATGCCTTGATCAG GTGGGTCTTTTTCGTAAGTCAGGAGTGAAGTCTCGTATCCAAGCTCTCAGACAGATGAATGAGAATTCTCCAGATGATGTCAGCTATGAAGACCAGTCTGCGTATGATGTAGCCGACATGGTCAAACAGTTCTTCAGGGATCTGCCTGAGCCACTTCTGACCAGCAAACTGGGTGAAACCTTCCTCCACATTTACCAAT ATGTGCCCAAAGAGCAGCGCTTGCAGGCTGTGCAGGCGGCTATTATGCTGATGTCAGATGAAAACAGAGAGGTACTGCAAACACTGCTCTGCTTCCTGAGTGATGTCACATCCTCAGTGCAAGAGAATCAAATGACGCCTATGAACATTGCAGTCTGTCTGGCACCTTCGCTTTTTCATCTCAACATCCTGAAGAAGGACAATCTTACACCAAG AGCTATGCAGATGCAGAAAAAGTATGCTACAGGGAGGCCAGACCAAAAGGACCTGAATGAAAACCTGGCTGCCACTCAGGGCCTGGTTCACATGATCACAGAGTGTAACCACTTATTTGAG ATTCCACATGGAATGGTGACACAATCACGAAACTCCTATGTGGAGGCCGAGCTCCAGGCTCCCACGATTGAGGAGCTCTGCAAGCGGCAACATCAAGAGGAAGAGGGGGAAGATGAAGGCTCTTGGCCTGCATTCATGGAGGCCAGGCTGCAGGGTCTCCTCAAAGAAACACGGGAAAAGGCCAAAGGCTGGGTGTCCTGTCAGAGCACCAGCGACACAGAGCTGTCCTATAAGAAG GTGGGTGATGGGAACCCTCTGCGGTGTTGGAGGGTCTCAGTGGAGGTGGAAGCCCCTCCGTCTGTGGTTCTAAACCGTGTTCTTCGGGAACGCCATCTGTGGGACGTGGATCTGATGAATTGGAAAGTGTGTGAGGTCCTGGACAGGCAAACGGAAGTGTTCCAGTATGTCCTCAACTGTATGCCTCCTCATCGCAGCAGAGACTTTGTAGTGCTCAG GTCATGGAGGACGGATCTGCCGCGGGGGACGTGTTCTCTGGTGTCCCTGTCTATTGAGCATGATGACTGTCCGCCTGTAGGGGGCATCAGGGCTATAGTTATGGAATCCAATTACTTGCTGGAGCCCTGTGGCTCTGGCAAGTCCAGACTCACCCACATCTGCAGAGTGGACCTGAA agggaGAACTCCGGACTGGTATAACAAAGCATTTGGACACCTTTGTGCCGCCGAAGCTGCTCGTATTCGCAATTCCTTCCAGCCAATCCAAACAGAGGGTCCAGAAACAAAAATTTGA